One genomic segment of Plasmodium cynomolgi strain B DNA, chromosome 14, whole genome shotgun sequence includes these proteins:
- a CDS encoding hypothetical protein (putative), translating into MRKLFRNFLRVVNAREKNKLDECALRELKKWGREKILQNDQVLEEYLNYRQVLHDCTKLLSASEEKSEEDKIEKVANYVGLTTAAAKRGKSTHVHT; encoded by the coding sequence ATGCGCAAATTATTTAGGAACTTCCTGCGCGTTGTGAACGCCCGGGAGAAAAACAAGTTGGACGAGTGCGCCCTCCGGgaactgaaaaaatggggaagggaaaagatCCTTCAGAATGACCAAGTGCTTGAGGAGTACCTGAACTATCGCCAAGTGTTGCACGACTGCACCAAACTTTTGAGTGCAAGTGAAGAGAAGAGTGAGGAGGACAAAATCGAGAAGGTTGCGAACTATGTGGGTCTCACAACGGCTGCAGcgaaaaggggcaaaagcacacatgtgcatacttAA